The sequence TGGGTATCAAGGATTTCGCTAGAGATCAAAATGAGCGAACTCCAATACTTAAAAGGAGCACTTACCATCTGCTGCGCCGGTTGAGACGGCATAAGAACAAGCGATAGCCGCACTGAGGGTACATCCGGTACCATGGGTACTCTGGCTGTCCACCTTATTTCCCACAAACATCGCCACGATCTCGCCTTCCTTTACTAACAAGTCGACAACAAGGTCTTTTTCAGGCTTGACATTCACGTTGAGTGAATCCTTGTATTCATTGTACACTTCCACAGTGtcatcctcgtcatccCCCTCCTCCCAGACAACCTCGTACTTTCCAACATACTTAAGCACCTCTTCACGAGAAACAACGGCATGTCCACCTTTTAAAAGCACAGACAGAGATTTCGTCCTCTCGTTGGTCTTCTTTGCAAGCTCAATCATATCGTCCAAGTTCTTGACTTCATGACCCCATCCAGAAAGCTTCTTAGCTTCTGGAATATTAGGCGTAAGATAGTCAACGTGAGGATAAAGCTCGTAGAGTGCCTCCATAGCATCTTCCGGTAAAAGAGTGTGACCACTGGTAGAGATCATGACAGGGTCGAGAACAATTGTTGTGTTGAGCTTGGAAACTTCTTGAGCGACAGCGCGGATGGTAGAGGCGCAAGTGAGCATGCCGAGCTTGATGGCTTTGGGGAGTTCATCTGAAATGACAGACTGGAGTTGCTGGATGACAAAGTCTGTCGGTACGACATGGACCGCCTGAACACCAAGTGTGTTTTGCGCAGTAAGGCCAGTCAATACGGATGAGCCGTAACATCCAAAGGCTTCGATCGTTTTGAGGTCGGCCTGGACATATGTCAACTTCTATCAGTTCGAGGCGTGGACACCTACCTGAATACCAGCACCACCCCCAGAGTCGCTCCCTATCGAGTCGATGTTAGTCTGCCAATCCCATTGACAAGGGTGAAAACTCACCAGCGATGGTCATGACATGAGGCCTGGTACGGGGCTCCAATGACGGTTCAATTCCGCTTGCCATTCTGTCTACGTCAAGAGAATTGTTGCCCTTTAAGCAATATATTTGCTCTGTGCTTTGCTTATTCTCTAACGACGGGGGTCTCGGCATCTGCCCTACTAAAAATACTACTAATCTATATATGGGCCGAGCGAAATAAGGGGCCGTTTTGGAACGGTTACGTAATGTTTGACTCATGGTTCCTGAGCTTCATATCGGCCGCCAATGCAGTTAACGCAACAGCGAGTTCGTTTCAGGCCATATATCTGCTGTTCATTCCCCTCCTTCATTCGTTGTTGCTGTTAGTTGTACCGCTGCAAGGTTGTAGTCACTGCATCCATATTTTCAAAAACCCCAATGCATCTATGATAAATTATAGGAATGAAATACCTGTCCGTGTGTTACAAGAAAACTCTAGAAGAGCAAGCCCTTGACCTGGGCAATCTTTGCTACATTGATATTCTTTATGACAAAGATCCAAATCAACGACAGGGCCATCACTGCAGTACCTGCAATTAGCATCTTTTCTTGCGCCTCTGCATACGCCTCAATAATACCGGTGCGGGTAGCGCTGCCGATAGGAAAGCTCAACTGGGTGTCAAGATCCTCATAGATGGTGTCCAAATCGGGCAAAGCTTCGGCAGGAAGGTACCTGGCGAGAGCGTTGGGGAAGGTGTGAGTCCAGATGGCACCAGATATGGAGTTACCGACGGCACCACCAATGTAACCGAAAAGACCGAGGAAGGCAAGTACAGCGGCGGCATCGTTATGGCTGGCAGAGGCAAGGACGGAGACCTGCTCACAAATAGTGATGGTACCACCCCCGAAGGCGACGAGAATTTGACAGAAGATGATCCAGCCAAAGTGTCCTCCAGGCTTTCGGAAGTAGATCATAAGGCCTTCACCGAGGAGGTAGAGGGGGACAGAGAACATCAAGAGCCACCTAAAGTAACCAGTCCTTCGAATGGCGTAACCGACAACGAGCAACCACACACCAGAGACAATGTCGAAGATACTGGAGATGTAGCCGGCGACAGAAATGGAGGTACCAAAGACGACCTGGAGGTAAGAGGTGAAGTAGTCGTACCAGCAATAGTAAGCGACCTGATAGGTGAAGTCGAGCAGACCGGCGCCGATGACACCTCGAGATAAGACAACTCGGTAAGGAATGAAAGGCCTGGGGGCGGCGAACCGTTCGGCGAGAATGAAAAGGATCAAGAGGACTAGACCGACGACAAGCATTGCAATGATGTAATCCTGACGCCATTCGTCGGcagcagaagaagcaatagagaaagggagaaggaagaggacgagaCCGGCagcgaggaggaagacACCGAGGACTAGAGCGAGGACGTCAGACATTTACTctgaaaagaagagaaatGCTCACCATCGAACTCGACAATGTAGTACCAAACTGACTGCCAGAAAGTCCTTCCGCTGGGCATCTTGACTATTAATCCTGCTTTCTGAGCTTTCCTCTTGTTGAAGAACAAGACTAAGAACAAAGGCATAGCGACAACAGGAAGAACGATGGCAAAAGTACCGAAACCCCATCGCCAGTTGCTCTCGTAAAAGTGCTCAGATGCGGCGGAACCGGCAAAGGCGGTGATGATGTaaggagaagaagtgaaGGCATAGGCAAGACCTCGGTCCTTGAGATGAGAAGTGTCCGCAGTAATGACATCGATGGCGAAGATCATACCTACGAAACCGATAGAGTAGAACACCTACATAGCTGATGAGTCCTTTGCTTATCACACTCAAAATACAAAGGTCTAAACTCACCTGGGAAGCACAATACACGTAAATGTTCTTACATGTGGCACTGAGGATCAAACCGATAGTAGAGAGAACAGTCATGAACGCGAAACCGTAGGATCGGTCCCACAAGTTCAGAGCCTTGGCGAGGGGCATGTAGGTGGCTGCGCTCATGACGTTGGAAACGATACCGATAGTGGGAATAAGAGAGTGGGCAGAGAAGTCAGAGACGATATAAGCGGACAAGTTACCGGTTATGGACGACTGGAAAGCATTAACGAAGTACAAAAGAAACATGCTGCGCTAGAAGTTAAGTGATCTTGATTAAACACAATGGTTGTAGAAACGACTTACAAGGCATAAGCAATAATGAGGGAGGTTCTTGACCAAGTCAAAGTGATAGCCTCCGCATTTTTCACACCTCGCTGAGCGCTCTCGTCGGGGACTTCTCGGCCAGATTCTGCTATTGGCGGCACGTTCTCCTCGTCGGGAGTaacatccttcttctcctctgtAGAGCCAACCGATTCGAGGGGAGTTGCAGTCTGGTTGTCGTCAAGAGTGTTGACTTGGGTGGTTGAGGCACTGGTGATGCCAGTAGCGCGACCGGTACGCCTATTGGTGAGGACTTGGATGAAGCCCATTCTGCGAGAATAGTTTTTTAGATAAGTGTCTAAAATCAGAAAGATGTGATCACGATCATTTGCAGGTCATGATCCTATATATTCCGATGGTAGAACTATTTTGTCTGAAAAGCGACACGCCCTACAGTTTTTTCCAAGAATGATCGAGGAAATCCAAAGTTCTTGTAGATAAGATGGTGATTAAATCGGCCGACCTATTTTGAACGGGCGCTTCTGTATCGGGCTTCTATGTGGGGTGAAATTCAAAGTTTTTCCTTCTGACTTCGGTAATCGGCCGTTTTTATCAATCAGTCGATGGAATTTGGCGACCGCATTCTGCTGACTGCTGTCGCTTTTGTGATCCTCGCGCCTTATTAGGTGTATTATGCATTTACCCTCGGAAAAATTGAAGAAGGCCGCAAAGGATGAGAACCGATGCTCCACAACACCCCCGTCCCGAAATTCTTAGTATTTTATTTTTATGATTTCAACAACGCGCGACACTCGTCAACACGCATGTGATTTATGTAGTGAAGTGGAAAGGCAATAGAGCGTCAACAACCTTTGTCGTAACCTGATACTTCGACCTCACGCTTCGATGACTTTCGATGGGATGTAGAGGTCGAAAGAAAGAAGGCAGAGACATATTATGCATGGACCAGGCCAACAATAACTGTATGCGCTGCTAAAAATTGCAGGAAGAACAAAAAAGGACGAGTTTGAACCGTCGAGGACTTGTTGCACGCCATCAGGGTCCATGAATGGCGTCGGCGTTCAGAAATTGGGTTTTTACGCCAAGTCGCTTAAACTCTAAATAACCATTAGCCCATTACATGTTATACGTAGAGATATTGTATTATTGCAGCATAAAAGTATTTAGATTCCGTTTTTTGAAACAATTCTTACTTGCAGCGGCAGCCTCTAAATCCCTTTTTTTGGGCCGCCCATCTATCTTATTTGATTTTTGGATGCGATCGTGGGGGCAATTCAGGGCTTAAAGGGATATCTGATAAAATTTGGAATCGGTTGGATCGGGAATCTTACATTCTCTTTCCCCACCTTCCTCCGCCCTCTGTTTTCCGTTTTCCGGTTAACCATCCTCCCACTTCCGTCGATCAAGTGCGTGCGAGTATAATGATTCTCATCAATTAACCATCCCACATGTCAATAGCGGTATGTGATTGTTCGCTTCTTTTTGCTGGCACAAGCAAAGAGTGGAGAGTGGAGCAGGAAGTTCAAGCATGAAATGCGCATTAAGAAACAGTAGAGTGTGGGCAGTACCCAGCTCGCAACACCGGGGAAAAATGTATACCATTTTCTGAGGACTGTCTTGGCACATGGGAAAATAGATCATTATGAAATGTCCAGTGCGAGTGGTACAGGGAGTATGGCGAACGGAATGACAGCACAGCAGGCGCGTTGCGGATTGTCGCTATATGGCACTATGATATACGCGAATAGTATTATGTGATATGTACAGGGCCAATGATGACGCATGTGGCATGGCGAGGagggggaagaagggaaaaaagagggGCGGGAGGACCGCGTCAGCTGCCAGCGGACATGTAAGATTCAGGGGTCAGGATTTATAATTGCTTGGCTTACGACTTATCTGATAGGATGATATTCCACCATCCAAAAATTCATTCAGGAGTCTTAGTTGTTGGCGCCCAATGACTTTGCAACCCAAACACGTCCGCGGCGTACAAGCATTCCCGGGTCCCCAGTCAAGGCGCGATCCGTAACAGTCCTTTATGGGATCACTCTCAAATCTCAAAAGCATGCGTACATGCCGACACGGAGGTGTGTTATTAAGTGACCAAGTATTAGATTGGGCGGTTACTTGCGGACGGAGGGAGAAcgaaagaggaagaagagaagaaaggtACCAAATCTCAATTCCCCCTGTAATAGGCGCTCGACCGCACGCTTGATTTCGCGTCGTCTTCTTTGCGACATCCGTTCTCCACCAACATTCACTTCGCACCTTAATCGGCCGCTGTGACCAGATGAGGAAGGCGAAAGC comes from Cryptococcus gattii WM276 chromosome G, complete sequence and encodes:
- a CDS encoding Siderophore iron transporter (Triacetylfusarinine C permease), putative (Similar to TIGR gene model, INSD accession AAW44421.1), with the translated sequence MGFIQVLTNRRTGRATGITSASTTQVNTLDDNQTATPLESVGSTEEKKDVTPDEENVPPIAESGREVPDESAQRGVKNAEAITLTWSRTSLIIAYAFMFLLYFVNAFQSSITGNLSAYIVSDFSAHSLIPTIGIVSNVMSAATYMPLAKALNLWDRSYGFAFMTVLSTIGLILSATCKNIYVYCASQVFYSIGFVGMIFAIDVITADTSHLKDRGLAYAFTSSPYIITAFAGSAASEHFYESNWRWGFGTFAIVLPVVAMPLFLVLFFNKRKAQKAGLIVKMPSGRTFWQSVWYYIVEFDVLGVFLLAAGLVLFLLPFSIASSAADEWRQDYIIAMLVVGLVLLILFILAERFAAPRPFIPYRVVLSRGVIGAGLLDFTYQVAYYCWYDYFTSYLQVVFGTSISVAGYISSIFDIVSGVWLLVVGYAIRRTGYFRWLLMFSVPLYLLGEGLMIYFRKPGGHFGWIIFCQILVAFGGGTITICEQVSVLASASHNDAAAVLAFLGLFGYIGGAVGNSISGAIWTHTFPNALARYLPAEALPDLDTIYEDLDTQLSFPIGSATRTGIIEAYAEAQEKMLIAGTAVMALSLIWIFVIKNINVAKIAQVKGLLF
- a CDS encoding Phosphomethylpyrimidine kinase, putative (Similar to TIGR gene model, INSD accession AAW44423.1), which gives rise to MASGIEPSLEPRTRPHVMTIAGSDSGGGAGIQADLKTIEAFGCYGSSVLTGLTAQNTLGVQAVHVVPTDFVIQQLQSVISDELPKAIKLGMLTCASTIRAVAQEVSKLNTTIVLDPVMISTSGHTLLPEDAMEALYELYPHVDYLTPNIPEAKKLSGWGHEVKNLDDMIELAKKTNERTKSLSVLLKGGHAVVSREEVLKYVGKYEVVWEEGDDEDDTVEVYNEYKDSLNVNVKPEKDLVVDLLVKEGEIVAMFVGNKVDSQSTHGTGCTLSAAIACSYAVSTGAADAKSLIPIFKRAIGYTQSAIATAFPFGHGHGPLNHGHLTMRRALPFPTKHNPHPFLTHLIQSDLPLWKSYVRHPFVVQLGKGTLPRKCFEHYIKQDYHYLKHYARAHALGAYKADSFEDIKAFTEISLHIARESTMHVAYCQEFGVSLADLEATPESANCSAYARYIIDIGTQGDILDLYMAVASCLVGYGEVGLWLKKQVAKGEANVEGNLYGRWMSDYGGKDFLGAVNRGIGNLERRVAQDPPSPERLAKLTNIWQECVRLESGFWDMGLNLL